The genomic segment AAGATCGACACGGTGGCGGCGGCGGTCGCTGCGGGGTGGTGCAGCAGGTCCCGGACGTAGACGGCGGCCCAGTCGAGGCTGGCCCCCTCGGCGAAGACGGCGCACAAGCCGATCAGGCCGATCGGCAGCACGGCCCGGCTGGGCAGGGCGAACGCCGGCGGCTCGGCCAGCGTCGGGGCGGGCCGGTGCGGCACGATCCCCCAGGAGGCGGCCAGCACGACGACGACCAGCACGGCCACCGTGATCGCGAAGTGGACCGGCGCGCCCAGCCCCTCGCGGGCCGCGAACGCCGCCACGGCCGAGCCGCCCAGCCCGCCGACGCTCCACCAGCCGTGGAAACCGGACATGACGGACCGCCCGTACCGCTCCTCGACCAGGACGGCGTGCGCGTTCATGGCCACGTCGGCCAGCCCGGCGGCGGCTCCGTAGCCCACCAGCGAGACGCAGAGCAGCCACAACGAGGTGGGCAGCGACGGCAGCATCAGCGCGGCGACCCAGGCCAGCATCAGGACCCGTACGAGGGAACGCAGGTCGAACCGGTGCACGAGCCGCCCCGACAGCGGCATCGCCAGCAGCGCCCCCACCCCCGGCATGAGCAGCGCGACCCCCAACCCGCCGGGCCCGACCCCGACATGGTCGGCGATCCACGGCACCCGCGCCGCGAACGTCCCCGTCACCGCCCCGTGCGCCGCGAAAACCGCCGACGTGGCCACCCGCGCCCGCCGCAACCCGGCCACCTCAGTACTGATCACGTTCCTGACAGTAGGCGAAGCGGCACCCTACGAGGGGCCCGCCTCGGGCCCGTCCTGCGACGAGATGGCCGTCGACACCAACGCCGGCGAAACGGGCTCCGCCACTACCTCCTCGGGCGACCGGAGACGCGGTGGCGCCTGCATCCACGGCTTGAGATTCTGCAGAACCTGCTGATAGAAATCGTCGACGGCGTCGAGCACCGAGTCGATGAACGACCCGCGCCCGGTCCCCCTCTTCGTGCCGGCCGTGGAGTTCGCGGCCACGCGGAAGGCTTTCAGCTCCTTCGCCGGGTCACTGATCAAAAGACCAGGATTTTCCCGTACGGCCTTGAGCAGCTCGGCATTTCCGGGACCACGCGAATAGGCCGCGAACGATTCGAGCCGCACACTCTCGGGCGCCTGCTTCAGCTGCCGCACCAACCAGTTCACCCGCGTCGTGGGCCGGCCTTCGCGAGGCGCGTCGACGTCGACGTGGCAGGTAATTTTCGCCGCCCGCACATCAGCCGTGATGTAGAGCGCACCGACCGCGCCGGGAATCCGAAGGCCCGCAGTCATGGCGCCGGTCGAGGTCAACTGAGCCACCAGGGCCTGCGTCCGGACCGCTGGTTCGGCCAATTCCCGGCGGGTGAGGGCGGGAACGATTTCAGTGCCCAGGCCTCGGCCGAGTTTGAGACCGGCGTACCGCACGAGCGCGTCGAATCGCCCGACCACGTCGGCCGCCGCGGCATCATTGGCGCGCAACGTGCCCGCGCCGACCGACTCCCGGAGGGTCACCCAGTTCGGACCCATGTCGCTGAACTCGAGGGCCCCCGATTTCGGGTGCTCCAGATATCGGATCAGCTCGCCCAGCACCCACGCCTGGTCCGGATCCGCGACGCCGCGATACTCCTTTTGCATCACCGCGGTGGTGAGGACCTCCGACCAGGGCAGGTGATGCAGAGCGACCTTCTTGAGGCGTCGTTTGTCGACCGCCGTCGGGTGCTGGCCGGGTACGGGCGGAATCTGGTTCGAGATGGTGATGACCGCATCGAAGCCCTGCTCGCGGGCGACATCGAGATAGTTCTCGAGCTGGTCGGCCTTCAGGTCGTTGCTGCCGGTTTTGACTTCGACCAGCGCGGTCCACTCCCGTTGACCGCGGGACACGCGAATGAGCCCGTCCGGGAAGACCTTCGCGTCCCCGAGTTTGAACGGCACCTCGATATACGTCTGGACGGCGCCGGCCGGAGCGCCCAGTGGTTGCGTCAAGGCCCGGCCGAATTCCCGGACCGCGCACATCACCGCCAGAAGCGCCGACGTGGCCCGCCGCTCCTGCTCGTCGGCGCCGTTGATGCCCGACGTAGGAATGAGTCGCGCGGCCAGCCAGGTGTCTTCACTCATCAGTCACCCCCTGTCATGAAACGTGCACGAAGGCTACGCCCGGTAACGCCTCGCGATCGGATCGAACGACGCGTCGATCAGTCACGGAATTCGACCGTCCGTCCACTGACGACAAGCTGTTAGCTGGGCTTTTCCGGATCCGGGGGCGAGTGCCGATCGGACTCCGGCATTCGGAATGCAGAAATACGGGGCTGCGGGGTCGCGTACGGGTGGGAATGTCGGTTGAATGACCGGAGGCCGGTTAGTGATGGGAATGGGGGCTGTTGTGCCGCTTCGGAGTCGGAAGCAATGGTGGGGCGTGACGTTGGACGCGCCGGACGGGGTGGCACTGGGGCGGTTTTATTCGCGGCTGCTCGACTGGAAGTTCTATCCGGCCGACAACGGGCTCGGCGGGGCCGTCGCGCCGTCCGAGCAGGCCGGGTTCAATCTGGGGTTTCAGACCGAGGAGCATTATGTGCGGCCGGTGTGGCCCGCCGAGCCGGGAAAGCCGCAGATGAGCATGCACCTGGAGATCGAAGTGGACGATCTGGAGGCGGCCGTGGCGCACGCGGTGGGTGTGGGCGCCACCGTGGCCGAATTTCAGCCGCAGAAGACGGTGCGCGTGATGCTCGACCCGGCGGGACATCCGTTCTGTTTGTATCTGGACGAGAGCGAGCTCTAGGCGAAGGTGAACAGCTGAAGGCCGGGCACGAACGGTTCGGGCGGCCGGCGCAGGCGGTGCAGCCCGACCCGGAAACGGGCGTCCGGCGGTTCGTGGAAGGCGAGCTCGTCGAAACCGTTCCCGGCGAAGACGTCGCGCACCTCGGCGGCCCCGGAACCGGCGCGGGTCCACACGACCGTGCCGCCGGGGGCGAGCAGCGTGGGCAGGGCCTCGATGGTGCGGCGCGTGTCGGCGTACGGGATGTTGCCGAAGACGCCGCAGGCGAGCAGGACGTCGGCGGGGGCCACGGCGGCGTACGGGTCGGTCATGCCCGCGTCGCCCGTCACCACCGTGACGCCCTCGGGGGCCGACTGCCGGGCGCGTCCGGCCAGCAGCGGATCCCACTCGACCAGCACGGCCCGGGAACCGGCGGGCAGTAACGGCAGGATGTCGCGGCCGTCGCCGGCGCACATGCTGATCACGCGGCGGGGGCGGTCGAGCAGTGGGCGCAGGCAGTCCTGCACCACCGCGAGCCGCCGGGCCAGCGACGAGCCGGGGATGTCGTACTCGTCGTGCCAGCGCACCCAGTCCCGTGTCACGCGAGTCATTGAACACGAAGACGCCGCGCCCGGACGAGGGACGCGGCGTCTCCTAGGAGCGGGCCAGGTCTGCTAGGTGGACGACGTGTGGTCGACGGTCGCGGCCACGTCCCGGTCGATGCGGGGGTCGCCCTCGTCGGCGAAGTAGTCGTCCCGGGTGGTGCCGTCCACGCCGTCCGGGGTCTTGGCCGCCCGCAGGATCAGCGTCACGATCACCGCGACCAGCAGGTTCAGGATCACGGTGACGAAGCCGACGTAGATCGTGCGCTTGGTGTCGAAGCCGAAGTCGGACAGCGGGAACGCCGAGCCGCCGAAGTGGGCCCGGCCGGTGGCCGCGTTCGGGATCTGCCACAGCATCCACATCGACAGGCCCATGCCGACGGCCCAGCCCGCGATCAGCCCGCCGCGGTGCAGCCAGCGGGTGAACAGGCCGAGCGCCACCGCGGGCGCGGTCTGCAGGATGATGATGCCGCCGATCAACTGCAGGTCGATGGAGAACTGCGGGTCGAGGAAGACGATGCAGGCGACCGCGCCGACCTTCACCACCAGCGAGGTGATCTTCGAGACGCGCGCCTCCTGGGCCGGCGACGCGTCCTTGCGCAGGTACTCCTTGTAGATGTTGCGGGTGAACAGGTTGGCCGCGGCGATCGACATGATCGCGGCCGGCACCAGCGCGCCGATGCCGATCGCGGCGAACGCGACACCCGCGAACCACGCCGGGAACTGCATGTCGAAGAGCAGCGGCACGACGGTGTTGCTGTCCACCTTGCCGGTCGCGGGGTCGGTGATCGGCTTGACGCCGGAGGCGATGGCCGCGTAGCCGAGCAGCGCGAGCAGGCCGAGCAGGAAGCTGTAGGCGGGCAGGGCCGACATGTTCCGCTTGATCACGTTGCGGTTCTTGCTGGCCAGCACGCCGGTGATGCTGTGCGGGTAGAGGAACAGCGCCAGCGCCGATCCGAGGGCCAGCGTGATGTATTGGACCTGGTTGTTGGCATTGAGCGTGATGCCGTCGCCGGGCGCCGGTGACGCGTCGAACTTGGCCTGGGCCGCGTCGAAGATGCTGCCCCAGCCGCCCAGCTTGTAGGGCAGGTAGATGACCGCGACCAGGATCACGATGTAGATCAGCGTGTCCTTGACGAAGGCGATCAGCGCCGGGGCGCGCAGTCCCGACTGATACGTGTACGCGGCGAGGATCGCGAACGCGATGATGATCGGCGCGTGCCGGGCGATCACGCTCTCGCCGGTCACGCCCATCGTCTTGAGCACGGCCTCGATGCCCACGAGCTGCAGGGCGATGTACGGCATGGTGGCGACGATGCCCGTGATGGCGACCAGCAGGGCCAGCGTGGGCGAGCCGAACCTCGTACGGACGAAGTCGGCCGGGGTGACGAAGCCGTGCCGGTGGGAAACCGACCAGAGCCGGATCAGGATCAGGAAGAACAGCGGGTAGATGACGATCGTGTACGGGACCGCGAAGAACCCGGCCGCGCCGGCGCCGAAGATCAGGGCGGGCACGGCGACGAACGTGTACGCCGTGTAGAGGTCGCCACCGACCAGGAACCAGGTGATCCATCCGCCGAAGCTGCGGCCGCCCAGGCCCCACTCGTCGAGGTGCTCCATGTTCTGCGGCGCCCGCCACCGCGCCGCGACGAAGCCCATGCCGCTGACCAGCAGGAAGAGGAGGGTGAAGACGACGATCTCGGTGACGTGGTCGCTCATCGGGTCACCTCTTCTTCGTCATCTGGTAGATGAGCGAGGTCGTGGCCACGCCGACGAGGATGAAGAGGAACTGCAGCCAGTAGAAGGCCGGGAAACCCCACAACCGGGGCGAGTCGTGATTGAACAAAGGGGTCAGCACGGGCAGCACGATGGGGATGACCAGCAGCCAGTTCCACGGGCTGCGATCGCTGCGGGCTGCGGGCACTGCTTTCGGCGTCTCGGGCTCCGCCATCAGCCGTACCTCCTGGTAACTGTGGAGACGGTCACAGTCACGCTAACGACACACGCCCGTTACAAGCGATCATCGTGCGCCGAGCGGTTTACGACCTGCGCCCAACGGCGATCGGCGAGGATCGCCACGGCTCGATGCCCGTACGGCCGTGGACGGTACGATCACCGCACCACTGAGGACGCGTACGGGTGAGAGGTTGTCGCATGGCTCAGGAGCCGGTCGTCCACGAGGGCGGACACGCGCTGGACATGAACGTTCCGCAAACGGCCCGGATCTGGAACTACCTGCTCGGCGGCAAGGACAACTTCGCCGCCGACCGGGCCGTGGGTGACCAGATCATCGCGAACCTGCCGCACCTGGCGGAGTACGCCCGGCTGTCCCGCAAATACCTGGCCCGGGCGGTGCGCTACCTGGCCACCGACGGCGGCATCTCGCAGTTCCTCGACGTCGGCACGGGCCTGCCCACCGCCGACAACACCCATGAGGTGGCCCAGACGGTCGCCCCGCGGTCGCGCATCGTCTACGTCGACAACGACCCGCTGGTGCTGACCCACGCCCGCGCGCTGCTGACCAGCAGCCCCGAGGGGGCCACCGACTACGTCGACGCCGATCTGCGCGACCCGGCCGCGATCCTGGCCGCGGCGGCGACCACGCTCGACCTCGACCAGCCGGTGGCGCTCATGGTCATGGGCATCCTGGGGCACATCGAGAGCGACGACGAGGCCCGTTCGATCATCGACCAGTTCATGTCGGCCCTGGCCCCCGGCAGCTACCTCGCCATGTACGACGGCGCCGACACCAACCCCGACGTGGTCGAGGCCACCCGCATCTGGAACGTCTCGGCCAACCCGAAATACCACCTGCGCAGCCCCGAGCGGATCGCCGGGCTGTTCGCGGGGCTGGAACTGGTCGAGCCGGGCGTCGTGCCGGTGACCCGGTGGAAGCCCGACGCGGAGGCCGCAGCCGCCCCCGAGATCGCCCAGTACTGCGCGGTCGGCCGCAAGCCCTGACCGTCCCGCGGTGGTGCGGCGCGCCGTCCGGCCCGCCGCACCACCGACGGCCCTACGGGGTCCAGAGACCCGTCGACACGGCCTTGGTCAGGGAGGCGTTGGTGTCGTCGCCGTCGAGCGACCACATCATGGCGCCACCCAGGCCCTTGGCCCGGATGTAGAGCGTCT from the Paractinoplanes abujensis genome contains:
- a CDS encoding MFS transporter; this encodes MISTEVAGLRRARVATSAVFAAHGAVTGTFAARVPWIADHVGVGPGGLGVALLMPGVGALLAMPLSGRLVHRFDLRSLVRVLMLAWVAALMLPSLPTSLWLLCVSLVGYGAAAGLADVAMNAHAVLVEERYGRSVMSGFHGWWSVGGLGGSAVAAFAAREGLGAPVHFAITVAVLVVVVLAASWGIVPHRPAPTLAEPPAFALPSRAVLPIGLIGLCAVFAEGASLDWAAVYVRDLLHHPAATAAATVSIFSVCMAVARFGGDRVVQKLGPVRTVRISGALATAGALLVVLVDQVVLVIAGFGLLGIGIAVVVPLVFAAAGRSSEHPGRSIAGVAGIAYGSGLIAPGIIGGIAHVSSLTVSFGVIVGLMVVMTLGATVLRR
- a CDS encoding stress response protein produces the protein MSEDTWLAARLIPTSGINGADEQERRATSALLAVMCAVREFGRALTQPLGAPAGAVQTYIEVPFKLGDAKVFPDGLIRVSRGQREWTALVEVKTGSNDLKADQLENYLDVAREQGFDAVITISNQIPPVPGQHPTAVDKRRLKKVALHHLPWSEVLTTAVMQKEYRGVADPDQAWVLGELIRYLEHPKSGALEFSDMGPNWVTLRESVGAGTLRANDAAAADVVGRFDALVRYAGLKLGRGLGTEIVPALTRRELAEPAVRTQALVAQLTSTGAMTAGLRIPGAVGALYITADVRAAKITCHVDVDAPREGRPTTRVNWLVRQLKQAPESVRLESFAAYSRGPGNAELLKAVRENPGLLISDPAKELKAFRVAANSTAGTKRGTGRGSFIDSVLDAVDDFYQQVLQNLKPWMQAPPRLRSPEEVVAEPVSPALVSTAISSQDGPEAGPS
- a CDS encoding VOC family protein — protein: MGMGAVVPLRSRKQWWGVTLDAPDGVALGRFYSRLLDWKFYPADNGLGGAVAPSEQAGFNLGFQTEEHYVRPVWPAEPGKPQMSMHLEIEVDDLEAAVAHAVGVGATVAEFQPQKTVRVMLDPAGHPFCLYLDESEL
- a CDS encoding class I SAM-dependent methyltransferase; amino-acid sequence: MTRDWVRWHDEYDIPGSSLARRLAVVQDCLRPLLDRPRRVISMCAGDGRDILPLLPAGSRAVLVEWDPLLAGRARQSAPEGVTVVTGDAGMTDPYAAVAPADVLLACGVFGNIPYADTRRTIEALPTLLAPGGTVVWTRAGSGAAEVRDVFAGNGFDELAFHEPPDARFRVGLHRLRRPPEPFVPGLQLFTFA
- the mctP gene encoding monocarboxylate uptake permease MctP, giving the protein MSDHVTEIVVFTLLFLLVSGMGFVAARWRAPQNMEHLDEWGLGGRSFGGWITWFLVGGDLYTAYTFVAVPALIFGAGAAGFFAVPYTIVIYPLFFLILIRLWSVSHRHGFVTPADFVRTRFGSPTLALLVAITGIVATMPYIALQLVGIEAVLKTMGVTGESVIARHAPIIIAFAILAAYTYQSGLRAPALIAFVKDTLIYIVILVAVIYLPYKLGGWGSIFDAAQAKFDASPAPGDGITLNANNQVQYITLALGSALALFLYPHSITGVLASKNRNVIKRNMSALPAYSFLLGLLALLGYAAIASGVKPITDPATGKVDSNTVVPLLFDMQFPAWFAGVAFAAIGIGALVPAAIMSIAAANLFTRNIYKEYLRKDASPAQEARVSKITSLVVKVGAVACIVFLDPQFSIDLQLIGGIIILQTAPAVALGLFTRWLHRGGLIAGWAVGMGLSMWMLWQIPNAATGRAHFGGSAFPLSDFGFDTKRTIYVGFVTVILNLLVAVIVTLILRAAKTPDGVDGTTRDDYFADEGDPRIDRDVAATVDHTSST
- a CDS encoding DUF3311 domain-containing protein, with the protein product MAEPETPKAVPAARSDRSPWNWLLVIPIVLPVLTPLFNHDSPRLWGFPAFYWLQFLFILVGVATTSLIYQMTKKR
- a CDS encoding SAM-dependent methyltransferase, translating into MAQEPVVHEGGHALDMNVPQTARIWNYLLGGKDNFAADRAVGDQIIANLPHLAEYARLSRKYLARAVRYLATDGGISQFLDVGTGLPTADNTHEVAQTVAPRSRIVYVDNDPLVLTHARALLTSSPEGATDYVDADLRDPAAILAAAATTLDLDQPVALMVMGILGHIESDDEARSIIDQFMSALAPGSYLAMYDGADTNPDVVEATRIWNVSANPKYHLRSPERIAGLFAGLELVEPGVVPVTRWKPDAEAAAAPEIAQYCAVGRKP